A genomic segment from Bradyrhizobium sp. ISRA430 encodes:
- a CDS encoding IS110 family transposase, which translates to MEFFCGLDVGMDETAICVVDATSKLMLETAVVTDPDAIKAALTPYLSRLRRLGHEAGSLSPWLHPELLKLGLPAVCLETLHVRAALKAQRNKTDKADALGIAHIMRTGWFRRAHIKSEACYRLRLLLTHRRNLKRKFLDLENAIRHSLKVFGIRLNRVGRGGFAQAVREAVAGDALVSELTDAMLNARAALWKEYCRLHDLVVRLVAGHELCRRFMQIPGVGPIGALSFMTAVDDPSRFRRSRDVAAYFGLTSRRWQSGSSIDVKGRISKAGDGDVRRALYEAASALLTRYKKQDKVKTWGLALAKRSSHRKATVAVARKLAVIMHAMWTSGTFYCGDPDASATERRAERTAKQRKLLGAYA; encoded by the coding sequence ATGGAATTCTTCTGTGGTTTGGATGTCGGCATGGACGAGACAGCGATCTGCGTGGTGGACGCCACCAGCAAGTTGATGCTGGAGACGGCGGTGGTGACCGATCCCGACGCGATCAAGGCGGCGCTGACGCCGTATCTTTCCCGCTTGCGGCGGCTCGGCCACGAGGCAGGCTCGCTGTCGCCCTGGCTGCATCCGGAACTGTTAAAACTCGGCCTGCCGGCGGTGTGCCTGGAGACCCTCCACGTTCGTGCAGCGCTGAAGGCGCAGCGCAACAAGACCGACAAAGCGGATGCGCTCGGCATCGCCCACATCATGCGCACCGGCTGGTTCAGACGCGCGCATATCAAGAGCGAGGCCTGCTACCGGCTGCGCCTGTTGTTGACGCACCGGCGCAATTTGAAGCGCAAGTTTCTGGACCTGGAGAACGCGATCCGGCACTCGCTGAAGGTGTTTGGCATCCGGCTGAACCGGGTCGGGCGCGGCGGCTTTGCGCAAGCCGTGCGCGAAGCGGTGGCGGGCGATGCGCTGGTCAGTGAGCTGACCGACGCCATGCTGAATGCGCGCGCGGCACTGTGGAAGGAGTACTGCCGGCTGCACGATTTGGTGGTGCGCCTGGTCGCCGGCCACGAGCTGTGCCGGCGGTTCATGCAGATTCCCGGTGTCGGTCCGATCGGAGCGCTGAGCTTTATGACCGCGGTCGATGATCCCTCGCGCTTCAGGCGTTCGCGCGACGTGGCGGCGTATTTTGGCCTGACCTCGCGACGCTGGCAGTCCGGCTCCTCGATCGACGTCAAGGGTCGGATCAGCAAGGCGGGTGACGGCGACGTGCGACGGGCGCTGTATGAGGCGGCCAGCGCGCTGCTGACCCGTTACAAGAAGCAGGACAAGGTCAAGACGTGGGGGCTGGCGCTGGCGAAGCGGTCCTCGCACCGCAAGGCGACGGTCGCGGTGGCGCGCAAGCTTGCCGTGATCATGCACGCCATGTGGACCAGCGGCACGTTCTACTGCGGCGATCCGGACGCCTCCGCGACCGAGAGACGCGCCGAGCGGACTGCCAAGCAGCGCAAATTGCTCGGGGCTTACGCATGA